One part of the Entelurus aequoreus isolate RoL-2023_Sb linkage group LG05, RoL_Eaeq_v1.1, whole genome shotgun sequence genome encodes these proteins:
- the rabep1 gene encoding rab GTPase-binding effector protein 1 isoform X2 has product MAEQAAGSPPSSRHDDELQQREEALERQRAEFGKLKQQLEAEFNQKRAKFKDLYLTKEEELKRQTTALEAAQAELSAIQAELSQAQGEMENIKAVATVSENTKQEAIDQVRSQWQEEVASLQAIMKDTVCEYEVQFHQRLEQERAQWGQYREAMEREVGDLRRRLTEGQEEQNLENDMKKAQEDAEKLRSVVMPMEQEIAALKAKLTTAEDRVKELEASKVKELNHVLEAEKSCRTDLEMYVAVLNTQKSVLQEDAEKLRKELHEVCHKLELERQQHNQLKHTWQRANDQFLESQRLLMRDMQRIESVLSSEQLRQVEEIKKKDQEEDEKEMLSQVKDLHEEDGGDNTEPLEDLFLGLSVEEMPTNHSAHGSMHSLDADLVTGGLADPYKDNLRRVQSTDSLGSSLSTQQGLGGQNHKAKSASHLDESDFGPLVGADCGVADISFGETSSISSIKLTASHFLLTKDQEKAIKAMTPEQEETASLLSSISQAPDTAYLPPPGYRLVSDSEWNLLQQEVKNAGRKLGRRCDMCSNYEKQLQVLQKQEAETRDQVKKLQAMLRQANDQLERTMTEKQNLEDSVKTGNEETSAKVAALMQRVQESETLLGTLQEAFSDAKRNTQEQMAVLVQSREQVADELSRLQRDNESLQGKHRLHTELQQQEGFTMPSTVQDLQSKVLQLREDTVALRTSADHMEEKLKAEILFLKEQIQAEQCLKENLEDTLQLEIESCKEEIASFSSLKTELERTKAEKEQGALESQVLEEKDKAQRLQTELDVSEQVQKDFVKLSQTLQVKLERIRQADSLDGIRLILNDTNLTDINQLPET; this is encoded by the exons ACGAGCTCCAGCAGCGAGAGGAGGCCCTGGAGCGGCAGAGGGCCGAGTTCGGCAAACTCAAGCAGCAGCTCGAGGCCGAGTTCAACCAGAAGCGAGCCAAATTTAAAGACCTCTACTTGACCAAAGAAG AGGAGCTGAAGAGGCAAACGACGGCCCTGGAGGCCGCCCAGGCTGAGCTGAGCGCCATCCAGGCCGAGCTGTCTCAAGCCCAGGGCGAGATGGAGAACATCAAAGCGGTGGCCACCGTGTCGGAGAACACCAAGCAGGAGGCCATCGACCAGGTCCGCAGCCAGTGGCAGGAGGAGGTGGCCTCGCTGCAGGCCATCATGAAAG ACACCGTCTGCGAGTACGAGGTCCAGTTCCACCAGCGTCTGGAGCAGGAGCGAGCCCAGTGGGGCCAGTACCGGGAGGCCATGGAGAGGGAGGTGGGAGACCTGAGACGCCGGCTCACTGAGGGCCAGGAGGAGCAGAATCTGGAGAACGATATGAAAAAA GCTCAGGAGGATGCGGAGAAGCTTCGCTCGGTGGTGATGCCCATGGAGCAGGAGATCGCCGCACTCAAAGCCAAGCTGACAACAGCCGAGGACAGAGTCAAGGAACTGGAGGCGTCGAAG GTCAAGGAGCTCAATCACGTTCTGGAGGCCGAGAAGTCTTGCCGCACGGACCTGGAGATGTACGTGGCGGTGCTCAACACGCAGAAGTCGGTACTGCAGGAGGATGCAGAGAAACTGCGCAAAGAGCTACATGAAG TGTGCCACAAACTGGAGCTGGAGCGTCAGCAGCACAACCAGCTCAAGCACACGTGGCAGAGAGCCAACGACCAGTTCCTGGAGTCCCAGCGCCTCCTCATGAGGGACATGCAGAGGATCGAGAGCGTGCTTTCGTCAGAGCAGCTCCGGCAGGTGGAGGAGATAAAGAAGAAAGACCAG GAGGAGGACGAGAAAGAAATGCTGAGCCAAGTGAAGGATCTCCACGAGGAAGATGGCGGAGACAACACGGAGCCCCTGGAGGATTTATTCCTCGGTCTCAGCGTCGAGGAG ATGCCGACCAACCACAGCGCCCACGGCTCCATGCACTCCCTGGACGCTGACTTGGTGACGGGGGGCCTGGCGGACCCTTACAAGGACAACTTGCGAAGAGTCCAGTCGACAGACAGCCTCGGTTCCTCGCTATCTACCCAGCAGGGCCTGGGCGGTCAGAACCACAAGGCCAAGTCAGCCAGCCACTTGGACGAGTCGGACTTTGGGCCCTTAGTGGGGGCCGACTGCGGGGTCGCGGACATTAGTTTTGGCGAGACCTCATCCATCAGCTCCATAAAACTCACAGCCAGCCACTTCCTGCTGACAAAAGACCAGGAGAAGGCCATTAAAGCCATGACGCCCGAGCAGGAGGAGACGGCGTCGTTGCTGTCCAGCATCTCGCAAGCCCCCGACACTGCTTATTTACCTCCTCCAGGCTACCGGCTGGTCAGCGACAGCGAATGGAACCTGCTGCAGCAAGAG GTGAAAAACGCCGGCAGGAAGCTGGGCCGTCGTTGCGACATGTGCTCCAACTACGAGAAGCAGCTGCAGGTTCTCCAGAAACAAGAGGCCGAGACGCGAGATCAG GTGAAGAAACTGCAGGCGATGCTGCGTCAGGCCAACGATCAGCTGGAAAGGACGATGACAGAGAAACAGAACCTGGAAGACTCTGTCAAGACGGGAAACGAGGAAACTTCCGCTAAG GTGGCCGCCCTCATGCAAAGAGTCCAGGAGTCGGAGACGCTGCTCGGCACGCTACAAGAGGCCTTCAGTGACGCTAAGAGGAACACACAGGAACAGATG GCTGTGCTGGTGCAGTCGAGAGAGCAAGTGGCAGACGAGCTGAGCCGACTACAGCGGGACAATGAGAGCCTGCAGGGAAAACACCGTCTCCACACGGAGCTGCAGCAACAAGAGGGCTTCACCATGCCCAGCACTGTGCAA GACCTCCAGTCCAAGGTGTTGCAGCTGCGGGAGGACACGGTGGCGCTGCGGACGTCCGCCGACCACATGGAGGAGAAGCTGAAGGCGGAAATTCTCTTCCTGAAGGAGCAGATCCAGGCAGAGCAGTGCCTCAAGGAGAACCTGGAGGATACGCTGCAGCTGGAGATCGAGAGCTGTAAGGAGGAGATCG CGTCGTTCTCCAGTTTGAAGACGGAGTTGGAGCGGACAAAGGCAGAGAAGGAGCAG ggggcgctagagagtcaGGTGTTGGAAGAGAAGGACAAAGCCCAGCGCTTGCAAACGGAGCTGGACGTCAGCGAGCAGGTCCAGAAGGACTTTGTGAAGCTTTCTCAGACCCTTCAG GTCAAGCTGGAGCGAATACGGCAGGCCGACTCGTTGGATGGAATCCGATTAATCCTCAACGACACCAACTTGACTGATATCAACCAGCTTCCGGAGACATGA
- the rabep1 gene encoding rab GTPase-binding effector protein 1 isoform X1, translating to MAEQAAGSPPSSRHDDELQQREEALERQRAEFGKLKQQLEAEFNQKRAKFKDLYLTKEEELKRQTTALEAAQAELSAIQAELSQAQGEMENIKAVATVSENTKQEAIDQVRSQWQEEVASLQAIMKDTVCEYEVQFHQRLEQERAQWGQYREAMEREVGDLRRRLTEGQEEQNLENDMKKAQEDAEKLRSVVMPMEQEIAALKAKLTTAEDRVKELEASKVKELNHVLEAEKSCRTDLEMYVAVLNTQKSVLQEDAEKLRKELHEVCHKLELERQQHNQLKHTWQRANDQFLESQRLLMRDMQRIESVLSSEQLRQVEEIKKKDQEEDEKEMLSQVKDLHEEDGGDNTEPLEDLFLGLSVEEMPTNHSAHGSMHSLDADLVTGGLADPYKDNLRRVQSTDSLGSSLSTQQGLGGQNHKAKSASHLDESDFGPLVGADCGVADISFGETSSISSIKLTASHFLLTKDQEKAIKAMTPEQEETASLLSSISQAPDTAYLPPPGYRLVSDSEWNLLQQEVKNAGRKLGRRCDMCSNYEKQLQVLQKQEAETRDQVKKLQAMLRQANDQLERTMTEKQNLEDSVKTGNEETSAKVAALMQRVQESETLLGTLQEAFSDAKRNTQEQMAVLVQSREQVADELSRLQRDNESLQGKHRLHTELQQQEGFTMPSTVQDLQSKVLQLREDTVALRTSADHMEEKLKAEILFLKEQIQAEQCLKENLEDTLQLEIESCKEEIASFSSLKTELERTKAEKEQLRSRLAEKTETLENIQALRMSLEQHLKELSAVKGALESQVLEEKDKAQRLQTELDVSEQVQKDFVKLSQTLQVKLERIRQADSLDGIRLILNDTNLTDINQLPET from the exons ACGAGCTCCAGCAGCGAGAGGAGGCCCTGGAGCGGCAGAGGGCCGAGTTCGGCAAACTCAAGCAGCAGCTCGAGGCCGAGTTCAACCAGAAGCGAGCCAAATTTAAAGACCTCTACTTGACCAAAGAAG AGGAGCTGAAGAGGCAAACGACGGCCCTGGAGGCCGCCCAGGCTGAGCTGAGCGCCATCCAGGCCGAGCTGTCTCAAGCCCAGGGCGAGATGGAGAACATCAAAGCGGTGGCCACCGTGTCGGAGAACACCAAGCAGGAGGCCATCGACCAGGTCCGCAGCCAGTGGCAGGAGGAGGTGGCCTCGCTGCAGGCCATCATGAAAG ACACCGTCTGCGAGTACGAGGTCCAGTTCCACCAGCGTCTGGAGCAGGAGCGAGCCCAGTGGGGCCAGTACCGGGAGGCCATGGAGAGGGAGGTGGGAGACCTGAGACGCCGGCTCACTGAGGGCCAGGAGGAGCAGAATCTGGAGAACGATATGAAAAAA GCTCAGGAGGATGCGGAGAAGCTTCGCTCGGTGGTGATGCCCATGGAGCAGGAGATCGCCGCACTCAAAGCCAAGCTGACAACAGCCGAGGACAGAGTCAAGGAACTGGAGGCGTCGAAG GTCAAGGAGCTCAATCACGTTCTGGAGGCCGAGAAGTCTTGCCGCACGGACCTGGAGATGTACGTGGCGGTGCTCAACACGCAGAAGTCGGTACTGCAGGAGGATGCAGAGAAACTGCGCAAAGAGCTACATGAAG TGTGCCACAAACTGGAGCTGGAGCGTCAGCAGCACAACCAGCTCAAGCACACGTGGCAGAGAGCCAACGACCAGTTCCTGGAGTCCCAGCGCCTCCTCATGAGGGACATGCAGAGGATCGAGAGCGTGCTTTCGTCAGAGCAGCTCCGGCAGGTGGAGGAGATAAAGAAGAAAGACCAG GAGGAGGACGAGAAAGAAATGCTGAGCCAAGTGAAGGATCTCCACGAGGAAGATGGCGGAGACAACACGGAGCCCCTGGAGGATTTATTCCTCGGTCTCAGCGTCGAGGAG ATGCCGACCAACCACAGCGCCCACGGCTCCATGCACTCCCTGGACGCTGACTTGGTGACGGGGGGCCTGGCGGACCCTTACAAGGACAACTTGCGAAGAGTCCAGTCGACAGACAGCCTCGGTTCCTCGCTATCTACCCAGCAGGGCCTGGGCGGTCAGAACCACAAGGCCAAGTCAGCCAGCCACTTGGACGAGTCGGACTTTGGGCCCTTAGTGGGGGCCGACTGCGGGGTCGCGGACATTAGTTTTGGCGAGACCTCATCCATCAGCTCCATAAAACTCACAGCCAGCCACTTCCTGCTGACAAAAGACCAGGAGAAGGCCATTAAAGCCATGACGCCCGAGCAGGAGGAGACGGCGTCGTTGCTGTCCAGCATCTCGCAAGCCCCCGACACTGCTTATTTACCTCCTCCAGGCTACCGGCTGGTCAGCGACAGCGAATGGAACCTGCTGCAGCAAGAG GTGAAAAACGCCGGCAGGAAGCTGGGCCGTCGTTGCGACATGTGCTCCAACTACGAGAAGCAGCTGCAGGTTCTCCAGAAACAAGAGGCCGAGACGCGAGATCAG GTGAAGAAACTGCAGGCGATGCTGCGTCAGGCCAACGATCAGCTGGAAAGGACGATGACAGAGAAACAGAACCTGGAAGACTCTGTCAAGACGGGAAACGAGGAAACTTCCGCTAAG GTGGCCGCCCTCATGCAAAGAGTCCAGGAGTCGGAGACGCTGCTCGGCACGCTACAAGAGGCCTTCAGTGACGCTAAGAGGAACACACAGGAACAGATG GCTGTGCTGGTGCAGTCGAGAGAGCAAGTGGCAGACGAGCTGAGCCGACTACAGCGGGACAATGAGAGCCTGCAGGGAAAACACCGTCTCCACACGGAGCTGCAGCAACAAGAGGGCTTCACCATGCCCAGCACTGTGCAA GACCTCCAGTCCAAGGTGTTGCAGCTGCGGGAGGACACGGTGGCGCTGCGGACGTCCGCCGACCACATGGAGGAGAAGCTGAAGGCGGAAATTCTCTTCCTGAAGGAGCAGATCCAGGCAGAGCAGTGCCTCAAGGAGAACCTGGAGGATACGCTGCAGCTGGAGATCGAGAGCTGTAAGGAGGAGATCG CGTCGTTCTCCAGTTTGAAGACGGAGTTGGAGCGGACAAAGGCAGAGAAGGAGCAG TTGCGGAGCAGGTTAGCGGAAAAGACAGAGACACTGGAGAACATCCAGGCCTTGAGGATGAGTCTTGAACAGCATCTTAAAGAGCTCAGTGCAGTCAAG ggggcgctagagagtcaGGTGTTGGAAGAGAAGGACAAAGCCCAGCGCTTGCAAACGGAGCTGGACGTCAGCGAGCAGGTCCAGAAGGACTTTGTGAAGCTTTCTCAGACCCTTCAG GTCAAGCTGGAGCGAATACGGCAGGCCGACTCGTTGGATGGAATCCGATTAATCCTCAACGACACCAACTTGACTGATATCAACCAGCTTCCGGAGACATGA